In Trichocoleus desertorum NBK24, the following are encoded in one genomic region:
- a CDS encoding L-threonylcarbamoyladenylate synthase has protein sequence MPQVSLTTLVAQAKAGDRVISFPTDTVPALAVRPDRAKLIYVAKQRSQEKPLILMAAEANDLWPFVQGDAEAQQIWQQVAARYWPGALTLVLPASDRVPAAIHPHDPTSIGLRVPCHPVAQAILAQTGPLATTSANLSGQPPLETMDAIAAQFPEVLTLSPNELAHLTPARDAAATQRSESASGIPSTVIKWSHSTWQVLRAGAVKLEI, from the coding sequence ATGCCTCAAGTTTCTCTAACTACTTTAGTGGCCCAGGCAAAAGCGGGCGATCGCGTGATTAGCTTTCCCACCGACACGGTGCCAGCTTTAGCTGTTCGTCCTGACCGTGCCAAGCTGATCTATGTGGCGAAACAGCGGAGTCAAGAGAAGCCACTGATTTTGATGGCGGCAGAGGCGAATGATTTATGGCCGTTTGTCCAGGGTGACGCAGAGGCGCAACAAATTTGGCAGCAGGTAGCGGCTCGATATTGGCCAGGGGCTTTGACGCTCGTTTTACCAGCCAGCGATCGCGTTCCCGCTGCCATCCATCCCCATGACCCCACCAGCATTGGACTACGAGTGCCTTGCCATCCAGTCGCTCAAGCAATCTTGGCTCAAACAGGCCCTTTGGCGACTACCAGCGCTAACTTATCGGGTCAGCCTCCTTTAGAAACAATGGACGCGATCGCCGCTCAGTTTCCAGAAGTTTTGACGCTCTCACCGAATGAATTAGCGCATCTGACTCCCGCTAGGGATGCCGCCGCAACCCAGAGGAGCGAATCAGCCTCTGGTATCCCTTCCACTGTCATCAAGTGGAGCCATTCAACCTGGCAGGTTCTTCGCGCTGGAGCGGTTAAGCTAGAAATTTGA
- the prmC gene encoding peptide chain release factor N(5)-glutamine methyltransferase yields the protein MHSPKTWVVSGQELWQWRNEACAAALAAAISSAEVDWLLQELGGLDRLTLRLESFKHWPQVQLRISLPELTELWQKRIEARVPVQYLAGTAPWRQFNLTVSPAVLIPRPETELIIDLALTATKAITLSAASSPSVSSKEPEIWVDLGTGSGAIAIGIATAFPKATVYAVDCSPDALAVAQQNVTDLGLSDRVQFRQGAWFQPLAGLEGQLWGMVSNPPYIPTAMVSDLQPEVAWHEPHLALDGGVDGLDSIRHLVATAPTYLKPGGIWLIEMMAGQAEQVVELLERQGDYDRVQVHADLAGIDRFVLAYRR from the coding sequence ATGCACTCCCCTAAGACATGGGTAGTCTCAGGACAGGAGCTTTGGCAATGGCGGAATGAAGCTTGTGCCGCAGCATTAGCTGCGGCAATTTCGTCTGCCGAAGTAGACTGGCTATTGCAAGAGTTAGGTGGCTTAGACCGTTTAACTCTACGCCTAGAGTCTTTCAAGCATTGGCCGCAAGTACAGTTGCGGATATCCTTACCGGAACTGACCGAGCTGTGGCAGAAGCGGATTGAGGCTCGCGTTCCAGTCCAGTATTTGGCTGGAACGGCACCTTGGCGACAGTTCAACCTAACGGTGTCTCCAGCGGTCTTGATTCCACGGCCAGAAACAGAATTAATCATTGACTTAGCCCTTACTGCGACCAAAGCTATCACCCTTTCAGCCGCCTCTAGTCCTAGTGTTAGCAGTAAAGAACCGGAGATTTGGGTTGATTTAGGCACAGGCAGTGGCGCGATCGCCATTGGTATAGCAACCGCATTTCCAAAGGCAACGGTATATGCCGTGGATTGCAGCCCTGACGCCCTTGCCGTAGCACAGCAAAATGTTACTGACTTAGGCTTAAGCGATCGCGTTCAGTTTCGCCAAGGTGCTTGGTTTCAGCCTTTAGCTGGACTAGAAGGCCAATTGTGGGGGATGGTTTCTAACCCTCCCTATATCCCTACTGCGATGGTATCTGACCTGCAACCAGAAGTTGCTTGGCATGAGCCTCATTTGGCTTTAGATGGAGGGGTAGATGGTTTAGATAGCATTCGCCATCTAGTGGCAACAGCGCCCACTTATCTCAAGCCAGGTGGCATCTGGTTGATTGAAATGATGGCAGGTCAGGCAGAGCAAGTCGTGGAATTATTGGAGCGGCAGGGCGACTACGATCGCGTTCAAGTTCATGCTGATTTGGCAGGCATCGATCGCTTTGTCCTGGCTTATCGACGCTAA
- a CDS encoding Tic22 family protein — MKSFVRWSAVLGLVGGALLGPSIAGDMAALALPKEQVLQKLRAVPMFTIADAQGAPLVASAPNAANGQKNTPVAGVFVSQQDAQAFLNNLKTKNPDLAKNVKVMPVSLAEVYELSLANKNKPDGLTFAFVPTQQQVASAVALLKQSGQKVERFNGVPLFIARGGKNKGYLTVKRGNQQIIPLFLKKEELQNMVQRLNQQQPDLAASVDIQVVNLEGVIQTLTDSNNKELEEVAIVAPQESIEFLRSLQPAQGQARPAAK, encoded by the coding sequence ATGAAATCTTTTGTCCGTTGGAGTGCAGTTCTAGGTTTAGTTGGAGGTGCATTACTAGGCCCCTCTATCGCAGGCGATATGGCTGCTCTAGCCCTGCCTAAAGAGCAAGTATTGCAAAAACTGCGTGCAGTGCCGATGTTCACAATTGCAGATGCCCAAGGAGCACCGTTGGTTGCTTCTGCACCCAATGCCGCGAATGGTCAAAAGAATACTCCAGTGGCAGGAGTTTTTGTCAGCCAGCAGGATGCTCAAGCGTTTTTAAACAACTTGAAAACTAAGAATCCTGATCTAGCTAAGAATGTCAAGGTAATGCCTGTCTCGTTGGCAGAAGTTTATGAATTGAGTCTGGCCAACAAAAACAAACCTGATGGTCTGACCTTTGCTTTTGTGCCAACTCAGCAGCAAGTCGCATCAGCAGTTGCGCTCTTAAAGCAGAGTGGTCAAAAGGTAGAGCGCTTTAATGGCGTACCTCTCTTTATTGCTAGAGGCGGCAAAAACAAAGGATATTTGACTGTGAAGCGGGGAAATCAGCAGATTATTCCTCTATTCCTGAAGAAAGAGGAGTTGCAAAATATGGTGCAGCGCCTGAATCAACAGCAACCCGACTTAGCAGCTAGTGTGGATATCCAGGTGGTCAACCTCGAAGGTGTGATCCAAACCCTGACAGATAGCAATAACAAGGAACTGGAAGAAGTCGCCATTGTGGCACCGCAGGAGTCAATTGAATTTCTGCGATCGCTTCAGCCTGCCCAAGGTCAAGCTAGACCCGCAGCGAAATAA
- a CDS encoding ABC transporter substrate-binding protein, with protein MSFNRSSVERSHLKESTFHTLSDGLLHWLPKIAVRSPVAIALLALASCQTPTPSSNGLKLGTLLPITGDLAQYGSPMQDSARLLVKTVNNCGGVLGQPVELISEDDQTEPAAGASAMTKLAEVDRVAGVVGAASSAVSSAAVDIAVRNQVTQISPASTSPVFTERAQKGEFQGFWFRTAPPDTFQGQALAKLAKDQGFQTVAILAINNDYGNGLVASFIPAFEALGGKVVSGQPTRYPPDAATFESEVSAAFSSNPDAVLLIAYPETGSLILKSAYQQGLLDQKTKVLATDGLKDPAIANLVGKNQAGKFIASGLIGTAASAGGPAIAAFRQLYNAEYKRQPSVYDPNTWDATALMVLAAEAAKATTGPALKDKIREVASAPGQEVTDVCQALELVRQGKDVNYQGASGTLELDAQGDVVGSYDIWAIQEDGELAVKGQISVGGS; from the coding sequence ATGAGTTTTAATCGATCGAGCGTTGAACGCTCTCATCTTAAGGAGTCTACATTTCACACTCTTTCTGACGGGTTACTTCACTGGCTGCCCAAAATCGCTGTTCGTAGTCCAGTTGCGATCGCATTGCTAGCTTTAGCGAGCTGCCAAACTCCCACTCCATCCAGTAACGGCCTGAAGCTAGGTACGTTGTTACCCATTACAGGGGACTTGGCTCAATATGGTTCACCCATGCAAGACAGTGCTCGTTTACTCGTCAAAACAGTCAACAACTGCGGGGGCGTCTTGGGCCAACCAGTAGAACTGATCTCAGAAGACGACCAAACAGAACCTGCTGCTGGTGCTTCAGCCATGACCAAATTGGCCGAGGTCGATCGAGTCGCTGGAGTGGTAGGGGCCGCATCGAGTGCAGTTTCGAGCGCAGCAGTGGATATTGCAGTTCGTAATCAAGTGACGCAAATCTCGCCTGCGAGTACCAGTCCTGTGTTCACAGAGAGAGCCCAAAAAGGTGAGTTCCAAGGGTTTTGGTTTCGCACGGCTCCACCTGATACCTTCCAGGGGCAAGCCCTGGCAAAATTGGCAAAAGATCAAGGGTTTCAAACAGTCGCAATTTTGGCCATCAATAATGACTACGGCAATGGCTTGGTGGCCTCCTTCATTCCAGCTTTTGAGGCGCTGGGCGGCAAAGTAGTGTCAGGCCAGCCCACGCGCTATCCACCTGATGCCGCTACATTCGAGTCGGAGGTGAGCGCTGCTTTTAGTAGCAATCCAGATGCAGTCTTGTTAATTGCTTATCCAGAGACAGGCAGCCTCATTCTAAAATCCGCTTATCAACAAGGGCTATTGGATCAGAAAACGAAAGTGCTGGCGACCGATGGCCTGAAAGATCCCGCGATCGCCAACCTAGTCGGCAAAAATCAGGCAGGAAAATTTATTGCTAGTGGATTGATTGGCACCGCAGCCAGTGCCGGAGGCCCCGCGATCGCAGCATTCCGGCAACTTTACAACGCTGAGTACAAGCGTCAGCCTAGTGTGTACGATCCCAATACCTGGGATGCCACAGCTTTAATGGTTTTAGCGGCGGAAGCTGCCAAAGCCACGACGGGGCCTGCTCTCAAAGACAAGATTCGCGAAGTCGCAAGCGCACCTGGGCAAGAAGTGACCGATGTTTGCCAAGCCTTAGAACTCGTGCGCCAAGGAAAAGATGTGAACTACCAAGGCGCTAGTGGCACGCTAGAACTAGACGCCCAAGGAGATGTTGTGGGCAGTTACGATATCTGGGCTATTCAAGAAGACGGCGAGCTGGCGGTTAAAGGTCAGATCAGCGTCGGTGGCTCATAA
- a CDS encoding GNAT family N-acetyltransferase, which produces MGFWKSLFSGSDTTPSSKPTAVEGYIAEDENSLPTEAPRDPSLSGSAARSRSSSRIFFSTDRDIDLYELEELCDAVGWSRRPLRKVKKAIQHSFLVVTMWEQRGVQRRLIGFARATSDHAFNATLWDVVVHPDFQGKGFGKALMKHVIKKLRSEDISNITLFADPQVVTFYRNLGFMADPEGIKGMFWYPD; this is translated from the coding sequence ATGGGTTTCTGGAAAAGTTTATTTAGTGGTTCTGACACTACCCCCAGCTCTAAGCCCACTGCTGTTGAGGGATATATTGCTGAGGATGAAAACAGCCTACCCACTGAGGCACCACGCGATCCTAGCTTAAGTGGCTCAGCGGCCCGAAGCCGCAGTAGTTCTCGCATTTTTTTCAGTACCGATCGAGACATCGACCTCTACGAATTAGAGGAACTGTGCGATGCGGTGGGTTGGTCACGGCGACCCCTACGCAAGGTCAAAAAAGCAATTCAGCACAGCTTTCTCGTCGTTACTATGTGGGAGCAGCGAGGCGTACAGCGACGCTTGATTGGCTTTGCACGAGCTACCTCTGATCATGCCTTTAACGCTACGCTTTGGGACGTTGTGGTTCATCCAGACTTCCAAGGCAAAGGATTCGGGAAGGCTCTGATGAAACACGTGATCAAGAAATTGCGGAGTGAAGATATCAGCAACATTACTCTATTCGCTGATCCTCAAGTCGTTACTTTCTATCGTAACTTGGGTTTCATGGCAGATCCAGAAGGAATTAAGGGCATGTTTTGGTATCCCGACTAA
- a CDS encoding alpha/beta fold hydrolase, giving the protein MTSINVLGVPHAYDLTAATASPSVLVFIHGWLLSRQYWQPLIERLSPDYQCLSYDLRGFGESQCSISDHQPSLSTATAELIDEAIASPKASRYTPAAYAQDLAVLLKQLNISNAWLVGHSLGGSIALWAGHQLPDAVKGVICLNAGGGIYLKEEFERFRSAGAKILKFRPRWFSQLPLIDLLFSRATVARPIERVWGRQRVIDFVMANPQAALGALLDSTTEEEVHHLPHVVSRLLQPVYFMAGSQDPIMEPKYVRHLASFHPTFRACGDNVIEIPNCGHMAMVEQPDTVVAQLRAIVARHEVQEQVTPR; this is encoded by the coding sequence ATGACCAGCATTAACGTTCTAGGAGTTCCGCACGCCTACGATTTGACGGCGGCCACTGCATCTCCCTCTGTCCTTGTTTTTATTCACGGTTGGCTCCTGAGCCGTCAATATTGGCAACCGTTAATTGAGCGGTTGTCACCGGATTATCAATGCTTGTCCTATGATTTGCGTGGGTTCGGCGAATCGCAATGCTCGATCTCCGATCACCAGCCCAGTTTGTCTACTGCGACTGCGGAGTTAATAGATGAAGCGATCGCCTCCCCTAAAGCTTCAAGATATACACCCGCTGCCTACGCTCAGGATCTAGCCGTTTTATTAAAACAGCTAAATATTTCTAATGCTTGGTTGGTCGGTCATTCCCTGGGTGGCAGTATTGCGCTCTGGGCAGGCCATCAGCTACCCGACGCTGTGAAGGGCGTGATTTGCTTGAATGCAGGGGGTGGCATTTATCTCAAAGAGGAATTTGAGCGTTTTCGTTCGGCAGGAGCCAAAATCTTAAAGTTTCGGCCTCGCTGGTTTTCGCAACTGCCGTTGATTGATTTACTGTTTAGTCGTGCCACTGTCGCTCGTCCGATTGAGCGGGTTTGGGGACGACAGCGAGTGATTGATTTTGTCATGGCTAATCCTCAAGCCGCCTTGGGAGCGTTGCTGGATTCCACTACCGAAGAAGAGGTGCATCATCTCCCTCATGTGGTGTCCCGGTTGCTACAGCCTGTTTATTTTATGGCGGGGTCACAAGATCCAATCATGGAGCCCAAGTACGTACGGCACTTAGCCAGTTTTCACCCAACTTTTCGAGCCTGTGGCGATAACGTGATTGAGATTCCCAATTGTGGGCACATGGCGATGGTGGAGCAGCCTGATACCGTGGTAGCTCAACTGCGTGCGATTGTGGCTCGACACGAAGTTCAAGAGCAGGTAACGCCCCGATAA
- the tsaD gene encoding tRNA (adenosine(37)-N6)-threonylcarbamoyltransferase complex transferase subunit TsaD, giving the protein MATVLALETSCDETAVAIVKNRQVLSSIVSSQIDIHQQYGGVVPEVASRQHVEMINLAIAQAFQEASLDWSAIDGVAATCAPGLVGALLVGLTAAKTLALVHQKPFIGIHHLEGHIYASYLTEPTLEPPFLCLLVSGGHTSLIYVKACGHYETLGQTRDDAAGEAFDKVARLLNLGYPGGPAIDRLAAQGNPQAFPLPEGNVSRSEGGHHPYDSSFSGLKTAVLRLTQKLQQESNQLPVADLAASFQETVARSLTRRAIACARDYGLTTIAIGGGVAANSSLRRHLQTAAQTHDFRVLFPPLKFCTDNAAMIGCAAADHLNHGHTSSLTLGAQSRLAIANVMQLYEQA; this is encoded by the coding sequence ATGGCAACGGTTTTAGCACTTGAAACAAGTTGTGATGAAACAGCGGTCGCGATTGTTAAAAATCGTCAAGTTTTAAGTAGTATTGTTTCTTCTCAGATTGATATTCATCAACAATATGGCGGGGTTGTACCAGAAGTTGCGTCTCGCCAACATGTAGAGATGATTAATTTAGCGATCGCTCAAGCGTTTCAGGAAGCATCCCTAGATTGGTCTGCCATTGATGGCGTTGCTGCCACTTGTGCCCCTGGGCTGGTGGGGGCTTTGCTCGTCGGTCTCACAGCTGCTAAAACCTTGGCCCTAGTTCATCAAAAGCCCTTTATTGGCATTCACCACCTAGAAGGCCATATTTACGCTTCTTACCTCACTGAACCCACGCTAGAGCCGCCTTTTCTCTGTTTGCTGGTTTCGGGTGGGCATACCAGCCTGATTTACGTCAAAGCTTGCGGTCACTACGAAACCTTAGGCCAAACTCGCGACGACGCAGCAGGAGAAGCCTTCGACAAAGTAGCTCGTTTGCTCAACTTGGGCTATCCCGGTGGCCCAGCCATCGATCGCCTTGCGGCTCAAGGCAATCCTCAGGCTTTCCCTTTGCCCGAAGGCAATGTCTCACGGTCTGAAGGGGGTCATCACCCCTACGACTCCAGCTTTAGCGGTCTTAAAACTGCGGTGCTGCGCTTAACCCAAAAACTTCAACAAGAAAGCAACCAACTACCCGTTGCCGATCTCGCTGCCAGCTTTCAAGAAACTGTGGCGCGATCGCTGACTCGACGAGCGATCGCCTGCGCCCGCGATTATGGCCTCACCACAATCGCGATTGGGGGAGGAGTTGCCGCCAACAGCAGCCTACGCCGTCACTTACAAACCGCTGCCCAAACTCATGATTTCCGGGTGCTTTTTCCACCCCTCAAATTTTGCACCGATAATGCGGCCATGATTGGGTGTGCTGCCGCTGACCACCTGAATCACGGTCATACTTCGTCCCTAACGCTAGGAGCACAGTCACGGCTGGCGATCGCTAACGTTATGCAGCTATATGAACAGGCTTAG
- a CDS encoding Photosystem I reaction center subunit III encodes MQRLFALVLIVCLWLGMAPPASADVAGLVPCGETPAFQQRLNNSVRSQEARLQKYDPNSDSAALIKGRIDRARERFARYEGMLCGPEGLPRLITDGRPSHWGDFQYPGLLFLYLAGWLGWSGRSYIRTVKKSDYPEYSEIQINVPLAIQCFIGGLLWPLAAVKELLSGELVEKEENIPVSPR; translated from the coding sequence ATGCAACGACTGTTTGCTTTAGTTCTCATTGTTTGCCTCTGGCTAGGCATGGCCCCCCCTGCCTCAGCAGATGTAGCTGGGTTAGTTCCCTGCGGTGAGACTCCTGCTTTTCAGCAACGTCTAAATAACAGTGTAAGAAGCCAAGAGGCTCGCTTACAAAAATATGATCCCAACAGCGATTCTGCTGCACTTATCAAAGGCAGAATTGATCGGGCTCGGGAACGGTTTGCACGCTATGAAGGGATGCTTTGCGGCCCTGAAGGTTTGCCCCGTTTGATCACCGATGGTCGTCCTAGCCACTGGGGTGATTTCCAATATCCTGGGTTGCTTTTCTTGTATCTGGCTGGTTGGTTAGGTTGGTCTGGCCGTAGCTATATCAGAACTGTCAAAAAGAGCGACTATCCAGAGTACAGCGAAATTCAAATCAACGTACCTTTGGCAATTCAATGCTTTATCGGCGGTTTGCTGTGGCCTTTGGCAGCAGTAAAAGAATTGCTCAGCGGAGAGCTGGTCGAAAAAGAGGAAAACATTCCTGTTTCTCCTCGCTAA
- a CDS encoding Photosystem I reaction center subunit IX encodes MNDFVKYLSNAPVLAVLFVSGVLTAFILINKTFPDGLFLSP; translated from the coding sequence ATGAATGATTTCGTCAAGTATCTGTCTAATGCTCCTGTATTAGCAGTGTTGTTTGTGAGTGGTGTGCTGACAGCGTTTATTCTGATCAATAAAACGTTTCCTGACGGCCTCTTTCTGTCTCCTTAG
- a CDS encoding photosystem I reaction center subunit XI: protein MVSPAETIDRSKDRLGDPRNREVVRPAGGDPQTGNLETPINASGFTEAYINNLPAYRRGLSPLRRGLEIGMAHGYWLIGPFAKLGPLRDTDVANLAGLLSTVGLIVILTIGLSLYANSCPPDPTRTITTPNPPAALTAQEGWNEFGSGFLIGGIGGAGFAYALLANIQILQNLF, encoded by the coding sequence ATGGTATCACCAGCAGAAACGATAGATAGATCAAAAGATCGTTTAGGCGATCCGAGAAACCGGGAAGTCGTCCGTCCAGCAGGGGGTGATCCTCAAACTGGTAATTTGGAAACCCCAATTAACGCTTCAGGTTTCACAGAAGCTTACATTAATAACCTGCCTGCCTATCGTCGTGGTCTTTCTCCACTGCGGCGCGGTTTGGAGATTGGCATGGCTCATGGTTACTGGCTGATTGGCCCCTTTGCTAAGCTGGGTCCCCTAAGAGACACCGACGTGGCAAACCTAGCTGGTTTGTTGTCTACGGTTGGCCTCATCGTGATTTTGACGATTGGCTTGTCTCTGTACGCTAACAGCTGCCCTCCTGACCCAACCAGAACCATCACCACTCCCAACCCTCCTGCTGCTTTGACAGCCCAAGAGGGTTGGAATGAGTTTGGTAGTGGATTCTTGATTGGTGGGATTGGTGGAGCAGGTTTTGCTTATGCTCTACTAGCCAACATTCAAATCCTGCAAAATCTCTTCTAG
- the gmk gene encoding guanylate kinase, with product MQAGKLVVLTGPSGVGKGTLLRSLLQRHPDLYVSISVTTRAPRPGEVDGQHYYFVSRTEFERMVAGGELLEWAEFAGNYYGTPRLAVEQQVQQGKCVILEIELEGARQVRQTFPTAFRIFILPPSLNELEFRIRNRGQDSEDAIARRLQRAKAEIDAASEFDIQIINDDFEKALTEIEAALFAPVHCYSV from the coding sequence ATGCAAGCAGGCAAGTTGGTTGTATTGACTGGGCCGAGTGGAGTTGGAAAAGGCACCTTACTGCGATCGCTTCTCCAACGCCATCCAGACCTCTATGTTTCTATTTCAGTCACGACTCGCGCTCCCCGCCCTGGCGAAGTTGATGGGCAGCATTACTACTTTGTGAGTCGCACCGAATTTGAGCGCATGGTCGCTGGTGGGGAACTCTTAGAATGGGCAGAATTTGCGGGCAATTACTACGGCACACCGCGCCTAGCTGTAGAGCAACAAGTTCAGCAAGGCAAATGTGTGATTCTAGAAATCGAGCTGGAAGGAGCTAGACAAGTTCGGCAAACCTTTCCAACGGCCTTTCGCATCTTTATCCTGCCACCTTCTTTGAACGAACTAGAGTTTCGCATTCGTAATCGTGGACAAGACTCGGAAGACGCGATCGCCCGCCGACTCCAGCGAGCAAAAGCCGAAATTGACGCAGCCAGCGAGTTCGATATTCAAATCATCAATGATGATTTTGAGAAAGCTTTAACTGAGATTGAGGCGGCTTTGTTTGCGCCTGTTCACTGCTATAGCGTCTAG
- the remA gene encoding extracellular matrix/biofilm regulator RemA, which translates to MDIKLINIGFGNIVSANRVVAIVSPESAPIKRIITDARDRGQLIDATYGRRTRAVIITDSGHIILSAIQPETVANRFIVSKDGAGNDE; encoded by the coding sequence ATGGATATTAAGCTGATCAATATCGGTTTTGGCAATATTGTGTCTGCCAACCGAGTGGTTGCCATTGTCAGCCCAGAGTCCGCCCCCATCAAACGAATCATTACAGATGCGAGAGACCGGGGGCAGTTAATTGATGCAACCTATGGGCGGCGCACCAGAGCAGTTATCATCACCGATTCAGGTCATATTATTCTTTCCGCAATTCAGCCTGAGACCGTCGCCAACCGCTTCATTGTCAGTAAAGACGGAGCGGGCAACGATGAATAA
- a CDS encoding NFACT family protein: MQPVDFTTLTAACCELRADWLPSRLEQVYQRDRFTLAIALRTLKHRDWLTICWHPQAARLCIGDPPPRTPDTFTFSQQLQHQLGGLALVAIEAIAPWERALDLQFARRPGDPPLWHLYVEIMGKYSNVILANQENLIVTAAHQVSAQQSSVRPILTGQPYELPPALTDPAPSLSEPYDRWRERISLVPGALRRTLIKNYRGLSSALVLSMLQAIELDPERSTEDLDESEWQRLFAAWQTWLRSLESCELHPGWTQQGYTVLGWGQTQAVESVQTLLNQYYTAQLNRQEFVQLHHQLTQKVNNVLAKVRLKADLFRQRLAQSDQADQYREQADLLMAHLQEWQPGMKVMTLADFHTEQPVAIALDPEKNAVQNAQSLYKKHQKLKRARLAVEPLLAEVQVEVDYLEQVEAALLQMASYQVPADLIAVEEIRDELIQQQYLESLEYRSRPESKVSTEFYRFQTPSGFELLIGRNNRQNDQLTFRLAGDYDLWFHTQEIPGSHVLLRLEPGKVPEEADLQFTADLAAYYSRARQSEQVPVVYTEPKYVYKPKGAKPGMAIYKQEQVIWGQPQRANLYLTVPEN; this comes from the coding sequence TTGCAACCTGTTGACTTTACTACGCTAACTGCTGCCTGCTGTGAACTTCGAGCTGATTGGCTGCCATCCCGACTGGAGCAGGTCTATCAGCGCGATCGCTTTACCCTTGCCATTGCCTTGCGAACTCTGAAGCACCGAGATTGGCTGACTATTTGTTGGCACCCGCAAGCAGCCCGTCTTTGCATTGGCGATCCGCCCCCTCGCACCCCAGACACCTTTACCTTTAGCCAACAACTGCAACATCAACTGGGAGGTTTGGCTCTAGTTGCCATTGAGGCGATCGCCCCTTGGGAACGGGCTTTGGATTTACAGTTTGCGCGACGGCCCGGAGATCCCCCGTTGTGGCACCTGTATGTCGAAATTATGGGCAAGTACAGCAATGTCATCCTGGCGAACCAGGAGAACTTGATTGTGACAGCGGCTCATCAAGTCAGTGCTCAGCAATCTAGTGTTCGCCCCATTCTTACTGGACAACCTTATGAACTACCGCCTGCACTCACCGATCCAGCCCCTAGCTTAAGTGAGCCGTATGACCGCTGGCGAGAACGGATTAGCCTTGTACCTGGGGCTTTACGCCGTACCTTAATCAAGAATTATCGTGGCTTAAGCTCAGCCTTAGTGTTGTCAATGTTGCAGGCCATCGAACTTGACCCAGAGCGATCGACAGAAGACCTAGATGAGTCAGAGTGGCAGCGGTTGTTTGCAGCTTGGCAAACTTGGTTGCGATCGCTAGAAAGTTGTGAACTGCATCCGGGCTGGACTCAGCAGGGATATACCGTTTTGGGTTGGGGCCAGACGCAAGCGGTAGAGAGCGTACAAACCTTGCTCAACCAGTACTACACCGCACAGCTCAATCGCCAGGAGTTCGTGCAACTCCACCATCAATTGACCCAAAAAGTAAACAATGTTTTGGCGAAAGTTCGCCTCAAAGCCGACTTGTTTCGGCAGCGCTTAGCCCAATCTGACCAAGCCGACCAGTACCGAGAGCAAGCAGACTTGTTGATGGCCCATTTGCAAGAATGGCAACCCGGAATGAAAGTCATGACGCTGGCGGATTTCCATACTGAGCAACCCGTGGCGATCGCTCTCGATCCGGAGAAAAACGCCGTACAGAATGCTCAGTCTCTCTACAAAAAACACCAGAAACTCAAGCGAGCCCGTTTGGCAGTGGAGCCATTGCTAGCTGAGGTACAAGTAGAGGTGGACTATCTAGAGCAAGTAGAAGCGGCCCTATTGCAGATGGCTAGCTATCAAGTCCCCGCTGACCTAATCGCTGTAGAAGAAATTCGCGATGAATTGATTCAGCAGCAATATTTGGAGTCGCTAGAGTATCGCAGTCGCCCAGAGAGCAAAGTTAGTACAGAATTCTACCGCTTTCAAACGCCGAGTGGATTTGAGTTGCTCATTGGTCGTAATAATCGCCAAAATGATCAGTTAACCTTCCGGCTCGCTGGCGATTATGACCTCTGGTTCCACACTCAAGAAATTCCTGGCAGTCATGTCCTCTTGCGGCTAGAACCAGGCAAAGTTCCTGAAGAAGCAGACCTACAATTTACGGCTGACTTAGCCGCCTATTACAGTCGTGCCCGTCAAAGCGAGCAAGTTCCTGTGGTTTACACAGAGCCAAAATACGTCTACAAGCCCAAGGGGGCAAAACCAGGGATGGCGATTTATAAGCAAGAGCAGGTGATTTGGGGCCAACCTCAGCGAGCCAATCTTTATTTAACCGTGCCAGAGAATTAA